The Faecalibacterium sp. I3-3-89 sequence CACAAAAACTGATTTTTTTCCTGAGTAAAATTACATGTGCTTTTGCAATGGCGATTGCAGTCTTAAGTGTGAATAGCACCTGCTGCTTTACAGCGTATCAGCCGGATGTCCCTGAATCGCTTGATCGCAACTAAACTCATATGATAGACATTACCCATTGCTATCATGATATTTTGTATTCGTATGATTCCGGTGGACACCTTATGGATACTACAAAATCGTACCATCAAGCTGTGGGAGGCTAAGAATGAAAAAAGGCAAAAGCAACTTTTTTCTTATTGCTCCTTTTGCTCTTTGGGGCTGCATTTCAGTATGGACTAGTAATCTTGTCCGATTGACAGATAAAAGCGCAGTACCTTATGCTTGGGCTTCTTTGTTTTTCTCATATGGAATCGTAGCAGTGCATTATATCCAAGTGGCAGTATCCTCCAAAGGCTGTAACAATGCCGAAAACGAAAAAATTGCATGGGTTCAGCTTGGGCTTTCAACTTTGTTCTTGATAGTAGCTGTTGTTCTAGCTATTCAATGAAGGAAAGCAACGTAATCACCCAAAGCAGTGTAAGGTCACAATATTTTCTATTCCAACAGTATTCTAGTAGTTTCAGCATTTGTATGGTTCACATTTATTTGCCGAGGAGTATACACCTGAAGGGGAAAATTTAATGAAGGTGATTCCAATGGAGCTTTAGTGTATTGAGTGAAGAAAAAAATAAATTAGGAGGCAGTATACTATGACTAACAAAATCAAACGGCTGATTTCCATTCTATTGGTCACGGTTTTATTTCTCCTGACCATTCAGCCAGCATTTGCAACTGGAAATAAGAGAAAGATCGATGATTATTCGATAGAAGAACTTCTCAATCTTTCTGTGCAAGAACAAGAGAATCTCGGATTTTATGTTTTGGCCGAGGTTCCAATGCGCGTTCCTGTTTCTAATACAGACGGCTCAAGAGTTGTATCGTATATTGATGGAACATGGAGAGTTCTTTATACAAAGGCCAATGGATTGGGCTTTTATATGAGTGGAACTACCGTCGGTATTGGCCCGGATTTAATAAAAAATGTTTCAGGAACGGATTACTACACGAGCTATTCCGATAACATCGAACGAAGCTGCCCATTTTCAACGACAGCACTAGTTCCAGAACAAAGTATATATAATACAACCTATACATATGACTTCTATGATGTTGGAACTTATCTTGATTGCAGCGTTGGGTGTTATTTTGGAGTGGTTGGCTCAAGCAAACCAATCTATTGGAGTGCAACTACACAAGTCACTATCCCGAAATTATGATTCTGACCAGCTATGGATGAAATTGTTTTTGAACCCAGTGATGTCAATATGTTAGCAGCTTTAGGCATCGTCGAAAGTGTAAAGTTGTTTCCGTTTATGTTATCAATGGGAGAACTTCAATATGCTTGCGATTCAGAATATCGTTGCAAACAATTCGTGAATTGCCTTTCAGAATATTATCCTGACAGCCAAATTGAAGCTAGACAACTGTGGTCGAAATATCATGGTACAGCGAATGCGGTTCAATGTGATATGATAAATCATAAGCCACTGCGTGTTTGGGTCAGGAGTTCTGCCGATTGTTGGTGCGGCATTTATTATATTTGTTACTATGCAGCAAAGTATGGTACAAATAGAATTTTGCTTGCATCCAGAGAAGGTCTGAAAGAATTTATGGAAGGGAAAACCGATAAGATCTCACAAAAGTATTTGACGGAAGAAACTATTACCGAGTATGCCAAAAGATGGGGAAAGTTATTAAACGAAAACACCTCCATGCGTATTTGGCATGCGAACGATGTTAAAAGCGTTAACATAGATTATTTCGACCAGAGAATTATTAGTTTAGTATCGAGAATTCCTATTTCGGTTGGTGAACTTACCGCAGACGCATTAAAAGCGATTTCTGCGCCGGTAAGTGACTGGTATGTCATGAAACGCATAGAAGCACTTTTGAAAAAGGGTGTTCTTCAAGTCGTTATTCCAAACAAAATCTTTTATAATACCATCGTCCAGCTAAACGAAGAATAAAGGAATCCGAGCAAGTCGGCCCAACAGTCACCTCATTTCAACGAGAGGGGTGGCTGTTGGGTCAATTGTTCAAAAAGAAAAACTGAAGATAATAAAAAGTCTTGATTTCTCCATCAAAACATGGTATATACATTATACGAAACAATGCTTTGAAAGAACGTTTCACCGTTCAATGATGTGGAATGAGAGGTGTCCGCCATGACCGCCGTGATTTACGCCCGCTATTCCAGTGATAACCAGCGCGAAGAATCCATTGAGGGTCAGATTCGTGAATGTACGGCGTATGCCGAGAAAAATGGCATCACTATCGTCAAGCACTACATTGACCGTGCCATCTCTGCTAAGACGGACAACCGCCCGCAGTTTCAGCAGATGATCAAGGACAGCGACAAGAAGCTGTTTGATATTGTACTGGTCTGGAAACTTGACCGTTTTGCCCGGAATCGCTACGATAGTGCCCGGTATAAAACCCAGCTGAAGAAGAACGGTGTCAAGCTCATGTCAGCTACGGAGATCATCTCCGAGGGGCCAGAGGGTATCATTCTGGAATCGGTTCTGGAGGGCTATGCAGAATACTACTCTGCCGACCTTGCCGAAAAGGTTGTCCGTGGACAGACAGAGAACATCCTGAAAGGCCGCTGCAACGGTGGTCGTGGAACGTTTGGATATACGCTGGATTCCGAGCGGAAATTTCACATCGACCCGCTTGCCTCCCCTTTCGTACTGGAATCGTTCACGAAGTATCGGGATGGCCTCACGATGAAAGAGATTCGGGACTGGCTGAACGAAAATGGCATCAAGAACCCGGTCGGCGGTGCGTTCACCTATAACAGTGTCGAACATATGCTCAAGAATCGGCGGTACATCGGGGAGTTGAAATTCCGGGATGTGGTCGTGCCGGATGCGATCCCGCCCATCGTGCCACTGGAACTGTTCGATGATGTGCAGGAAAAGATTGCCAAAAACAAGAAAGCCCCTGCCCGGAGAAAGGCAGAGGACGATTACCTGCTGACCACCAAGCTGCACTGTGGCTGCTGCGGTGCGCTGATGTTTGGCGAAAGCGGTACAAGCCGGACGGGAGAAGTCCACCGCTACTATAAATGTGCCACGGTCAAAAAGAAGAAGGGCTGCAAGAAGAAAACCGTCCGCAAACAGTGGCTCGAAGATCTGGTGGTCAACCAGACCATGCAGCTTGTCCGGGACGATGCCGCCATGGAATCCATCATTGCCAAGGTCATGGAGCTGCAAGACCGGGAGAACACCAATCTTCCCCTCTATGAGAAGCAGCTCCGGGATGCGGAATCGGGTATCCAGAATATGCTCAACGCGATTCAGGCCGGAATCCTCACTAGTTCCACCAAGGAGCGGCTGGAGCAGCTCGAAGAAACCAAGCGAGAGCTTGAAGCCCGCATTGCGGAAGAAAAGCTGGCAAAGCCCAAGATCAAAGAGGAATTTATCCGTTTCTGGCTGATGAGGTTCCGTAAATTGGACATGAGCCTGAAAGACCAGCGGCAGGCGTTGGTGGATACGTTCATCAATTCGATTTATCTGTACGATGATAAGGTTTTGATAACCTTTAACTATAAAGAAGGTACACAGACCATCACGTTTGAGGAAGCGGCTCAAGCCGCATCAAAAGAAAATGGTTCGGATTTGGATTGCTTTACTGCACCATCTTCTGAAAAAGACCTTGTAGGTACGATACTTACAAGGTCTTTTGTTTTACTTCTCGGCAAGAAAATACTCGTCAGACTTTTCAGCCCTTTACAGGCAGTCCGACGAGTATTTTTTATTGCTGAAAGGAATGAATTTCCACTATGGAAAAAATCAAGATGCAGCCGACTAGACCCCAAGACGTTCTGATAACAGAAGCCTTCGCCGACTTTATGGAGAAGTGCAAAGCTAAGAACCTCTCCGAAAAGACTCTGGGCATCTATCAGGTACACTTTAAGTTCTTCTGTGAGTACCGCAGGTACAAGGACATTTCCCTGCTGCAAAGCGTTCTGGCCTGCCTGCGGCCGGTCATCGTGGCACTTATCTTTGGCGCAGGGCTTTCCATCCTGTCGATGGTGGCGTTTGGCGGCGATGCAAAGACCCTCGCCCATCTGGACTGGGTCGGCATCGGCAGTTTTGCCGCGGCTTTTTTTGCGCTGCGGAAGCTCAAATGGAACCCCATCCTGACCATGTGCCTGTGCGGCGTGGCCGGGCTTGGGCTGCATGGTCTGCTTGGGATATGACCGCGGGATAAATGGCCCGGAGATGCTTCTTCGGGAAGAGGAGGCAGAGCCTCGATCCCGCATAACAAAGGCCGCCCTTGCCCGGGGCGGCCTTTGTTGTATCATCTTATATTATTACTTAGAGTAAAGCTCTACGATGTTCAGCAGGATCTCGGTGGCCTTGTCCATCCGCTCGACGGTGGTGCACTCGCAGACGCCGTGGAAGTTGAAGCCGCCGGTGCCGAGGTTGGGGCAGGGCAGGCCCTTCCAGCTCAGAACAGCGCCGTCGGTGCCGCCCCGGACGGGGATCTCCTCCGGGGTCAGGCCGGCCTTTGTGATGGCCTTGCGGGCGGTCTCCACAAGGTGGAAATGGGGCTTGATCTTCTCCAGCATATTGCGGTAGCTGTCCTTGATCTCGACTTCCACCGTGCCGGGGCCATACTTGCAGTTGAGGTAGCAGGCGATGTGGAGAAGGTTGTCCTTCTTGAACTGCAGCTTGCCGATGTCGTGGTCGCGGAGGATATAGCCCAGCTTAGCCTCGGTGACGTCGCCGTACATCTGGCACAGATGGTAGAAGCCCTGATAGCCCTCGGTCGTCTCGGGGCGGGCCATGGCGGGCAGAGCCATGTGGAACTCCATCGCCACGTTGGAGGCATTTATCATGGCGTCCTTGGCGCTGCCGGGGTGGACGGAGAAACCGTGGACCGTGACGGTGGCAGAGGCGGCGTTGAAGTTCTCAT is a genomic window containing:
- a CDS encoding chromate transporter; protein product: MEKCKAKNLSEKTLGIYQVHFKFFCEYRRYKDISLLQSVLACLRPVIVALIFGAGLSILSMVAFGGDAKTLAHLDWVGIGSFAAAFFALRKLKWNPILTMCLCGVAGLGLHGLLGI
- a CDS encoding DUF3658 domain-containing protein; the protein is MDEIVFEPSDVNMLAALGIVESVKLFPFMLSMGELQYACDSEYRCKQFVNCLSEYYPDSQIEARQLWSKYHGTANAVQCDMINHKPLRVWVRSSADCWCGIYYICYYAAKYGTNRILLASREGLKEFMEGKTDKISQKYLTEETITEYAKRWGKLLNENTSMRIWHANDVKSVNIDYFDQRIISLVSRIPISVGELTADALKAISAPVSDWYVMKRIEALLKKGVLQVVIPNKIFYNTIVQLNEE
- a CDS encoding cyclic lactone autoinducer peptide, with amino-acid sequence MKQNSQKLIFFLSKITCAFAMAIAVLSVNSTCCFTAYQPDVPESLDRN
- a CDS encoding recombinase family protein; the encoded protein is MTAVIYARYSSDNQREESIEGQIRECTAYAEKNGITIVKHYIDRAISAKTDNRPQFQQMIKDSDKKLFDIVLVWKLDRFARNRYDSARYKTQLKKNGVKLMSATEIISEGPEGIILESVLEGYAEYYSADLAEKVVRGQTENILKGRCNGGRGTFGYTLDSERKFHIDPLASPFVLESFTKYRDGLTMKEIRDWLNENGIKNPVGGAFTYNSVEHMLKNRRYIGELKFRDVVVPDAIPPIVPLELFDDVQEKIAKNKKAPARRKAEDDYLLTTKLHCGCCGALMFGESGTSRTGEVHRYYKCATVKKKKGCKKKTVRKQWLEDLVVNQTMQLVRDDAAMESIIAKVMELQDRENTNLPLYEKQLRDAESGIQNMLNAIQAGILTSSTKERLEQLEETKRELEARIAEEKLAKPKIKEEFIRFWLMRFRKLDMSLKDQRQALVDTFINSIYLYDDKVLITFNYKEGTQTITFEEAAQAASKENGSDLDCFTAPSSEKDLVGTILTRSFVLLLGKKILVRLFSPLQAVRRVFFIAERNEFPLWKKSRCSRLDPKTF